The following proteins are encoded in a genomic region of Coregonus clupeaformis isolate EN_2021a chromosome 14, ASM2061545v1, whole genome shotgun sequence:
- the LOC121581565 gene encoding C-C motif chemokine 4: MKALLSLLLLFTTTLLMSTTSAQAGGPVIPCCMEIKGTTVHRDKIKFYYLQDTAMCNIKAVMFVTVKGIRICSDPSNPWAKKTMQYLNKKNKPHTPQKHHITSTTTTTTTTTIPQLAKNNPHKTTFSAHNPKIASQWSTTHHKT; this comes from the exons ATGaaggccctcctctctctcctgcttctcTTCACCACCACTCTACTGATGTCCACTACTTCTgctcaag CCGGTGGACCAGTAATCCCCTGCTGTATGGAGATTAAAGGCACTACGGTGCACCGCGACAAGATCAAGTTCTACTACCTACAGGACACAGCCATGTGTAACATCAAGGCAGTGAT GTTTGTCACAGTGAAAGGCATACGGATCTGCTCTGACCCTTCCAACCCCTGGGCAAAGAAAACCATGCAGTACCTGAACAAGAAGAACAAGCCTCACACACCTCAAAAACATCACATCACctcaactactactactactacaaccacCACTATCCCACAACTTGCGAAAAACAACCCtcacaaaacaacattttcagctCACAACCCCAAAATTGCTTCTCAATGGTCAACAACTCACCACAAGACATAG
- the LOC121581165 gene encoding LOW QUALITY PROTEIN: C-C motif chemokine 2 (The sequence of the model RefSeq protein was modified relative to this genomic sequence to represent the inferred CDS: inserted 1 base in 1 codon) codes for MRLSLVFSSLLCVATWMTGLDASFGPVNTCCLQLTQKRIHPXNVVDYTVQTTALCPIETIVLHTVERKRICGDPGSDWVRKAMAKVDEIKTIKREEEEGKEGETVTKAPAVPRKQGKGQKKGGKKGKGKGGKRGGKREGRGRKRTGVPKPIV; via the exons ATGAGGTTGAGTCTGGTgttctcttctctgctctgtgTAGCCACATGGATGACCGGGCTCGATGCAA GCTTTGGACCAGTCAACACTTGCTGTCTTCAGCTGACTCAGAAAAGAATCCACC AAAACGTAGTGGACTACACCGTACAGACTACAGCACTGTGTCCCATCGAAACCATAGT GTTACACACCGTAGAAAGGAAGAGGATCTGCGGTGACCCAGGAAGTGATTGGGTGAGGAAGGCCATGGCAAAGGTGGACGAAATCAAGACAatcaagagagaggaggaggaaggaaaggagggcGAGACAGTGACCAAGGCACCGGCAGTGCCACGTAAACAGGGAAAGGGACAAAAGAAGGGAGGCAAAAAAGGAAAGGGgaaaggagggaagaggggaggaaagagagagggaagagggcgCAAGAGAACTGGTGTACCAAAACCAATTGTGTAA